One Acropora palmata chromosome 2, jaAcrPala1.3, whole genome shotgun sequence genomic window carries:
- the LOC141865983 gene encoding uncharacterized protein LOC141865983 isoform X2, with protein sequence METNRSQGSPSSQSEDPQDLSASEEESVQEAHAVTSFTVKDILDPHKFNALRRRTSESDSETESIGKEDARNNPSWHSWMATSRLNRLHKSNETEKITEKERLDEESSIVQNDDETKSTAASKPKRKRSGSERSKEGKPRRARTAFTYEQLVALENKFKSTRYLSVCERLNLALSLSLTETQVKIWFQNRRTKWKKQNPGVDVTAPPRPTTLPHAPSMAGYGSAILCSSQCSASQIHHFSHYPNPSTAHTLPCIIRPHPTYGHL encoded by the exons ATGGAAACAAATAG GAGTCAAGGCAGCCCAAGCAGTCAATCAGAGGATCCACAAGATCTTTCCGCTTCTGAAGAAGAATCGGTACAAGAAGCTCATGCAGTCACTTCTTTCACTGTCAAAGATATTCTGGACCCACACAAATTCAACGCTCTTAGGAGACGGACAAGCGAAAGCGACTCAGAAACTGAAAGTATCGGAAAAGAAGATGCAAGAAATAATCCCTCGTGGCATTCATGGATGGCGACGTCTCGACTCAATCGACTACACAAATCAAATG AGACTGAGAAAATCACAGAAAAAGAGAGGCTTGATGAAGAATCATCCATTGTCCAAAACGACGACGAAACCAAATCAACAGCAGCTTCGAAACCCAAAAGAAAGCGAAGCGGTTCCGAACGCTCAAAGGAAGGAAAACCACGAAGAGCAAGGACTGCTTTCACGTATGAACAACTCGTTGCTTTAGAAAACAAGTTTAAGAGCACAAGATACTTATCTGTTTGTGAAAGACTTAACTTAGCTCTCTCATTGAGCCTGACGGAGACGCAAGTTAAAATTTGGTTCCAAAACCGACGCACAAAATGGAAGAAACAGAACCCCGGTGTAGATGTAACGGCTCCGCCGCGACCCACTACATTACCGCACGCGCCCTCAATGGCAGGATACGGCTCTGCGATTCTCTGTTCATCGCAATGTTCGGCCTCACAGATTCACCATTTCTCTCACTATCCAAACCCCTCCACGGCCCACACTCTACCTTGTATTATCAGACCTCATCCAACATACGGACATCTGTGA
- the LOC141865983 gene encoding uncharacterized protein LOC141865983 isoform X1: protein MNISTCSLQRDETVEECKGSQGSPSSQSEDPQDLSASEEESVQEAHAVTSFTVKDILDPHKFNALRRRTSESDSETESIGKEDARNNPSWHSWMATSRLNRLHKSNETEKITEKERLDEESSIVQNDDETKSTAASKPKRKRSGSERSKEGKPRRARTAFTYEQLVALENKFKSTRYLSVCERLNLALSLSLTETQVKIWFQNRRTKWKKQNPGVDVTAPPRPTTLPHAPSMAGYGSAILCSSQCSASQIHHFSHYPNPSTAHTLPCIIRPHPTYGHL, encoded by the exons ATGAATATCAGTACATGTTCGTTGCAGCGGGATGAAACTGTGGAAGAGTGCAAAGG GAGTCAAGGCAGCCCAAGCAGTCAATCAGAGGATCCACAAGATCTTTCCGCTTCTGAAGAAGAATCGGTACAAGAAGCTCATGCAGTCACTTCTTTCACTGTCAAAGATATTCTGGACCCACACAAATTCAACGCTCTTAGGAGACGGACAAGCGAAAGCGACTCAGAAACTGAAAGTATCGGAAAAGAAGATGCAAGAAATAATCCCTCGTGGCATTCATGGATGGCGACGTCTCGACTCAATCGACTACACAAATCAAATG AGACTGAGAAAATCACAGAAAAAGAGAGGCTTGATGAAGAATCATCCATTGTCCAAAACGACGACGAAACCAAATCAACAGCAGCTTCGAAACCCAAAAGAAAGCGAAGCGGTTCCGAACGCTCAAAGGAAGGAAAACCACGAAGAGCAAGGACTGCTTTCACGTATGAACAACTCGTTGCTTTAGAAAACAAGTTTAAGAGCACAAGATACTTATCTGTTTGTGAAAGACTTAACTTAGCTCTCTCATTGAGCCTGACGGAGACGCAAGTTAAAATTTGGTTCCAAAACCGACGCACAAAATGGAAGAAACAGAACCCCGGTGTAGATGTAACGGCTCCGCCGCGACCCACTACATTACCGCACGCGCCCTCAATGGCAGGATACGGCTCTGCGATTCTCTGTTCATCGCAATGTTCGGCCTCACAGATTCACCATTTCTCTCACTATCCAAACCCCTCCACGGCCCACACTCTACCTTGTATTATCAGACCTCATCCAACATACGGACATCTGTGA
- the LOC141871784 gene encoding uncharacterized protein LOC141871784, whose amino-acid sequence MEEKARSNPFSISNILSSASTREQGRKDSDESIDGGETHEKHRLEFSRAQVFETRRQSESSKGPDRRMSYDFDEWSRTSVEEDQDDHSSEIDKKDGLKKRRKKKTRTVFSRSQVYQLESTFDLKRYLSSSERAGLAAQLHLTETQVKIWFQNRRNKWKRQLAAEMEAASLAQANHQRMVRVPILYRDQGRTNELSGHPPYSFFHPSPYAGMQYPQHYSQFLPPHLRSSPMSSLL is encoded by the exons ATGGAAGAAAAAGCGCGCTCGAATCCCTTCTCCATCTCCAACATTCTGAGCAGTGCAAGCACTCGCGAACAGGGAAGAAAAGATTCAGATGAAAGCATCGACGGTGGAGAGACACACGAGAAACATCGGCTAGAGTTTTCCAGGGCACAAGTCTTTGAAACTCGTCGACAATCTGAAAGTTCCAAAGGCCCCGATCGAAGGATGTCTTACGATTTTGACGAGTGGAGTAGAACGTCAGTAGAAG AAGACCAAGATGATCACTCTTCGGAGATCGACAAAAAAGATGGCTTGAAgaagagaaggaaaaagaagacgAGGACTGTCTTCTCTCGCAGCCAAGTTTATCAACTAGAGTCGACTTTCGATCTAAAGCGTTATCTTTCCTCTTCGGAACGCGCTGGGCTGGCGGCCCAGTTACACCTCACAGAAACACAAGTTAAGATATGGTTTCAAAATCGCCGAAACAAATGGAAAAGACAGCTGGCTGCCGAGATGGAAGCTGCTAGTCTGGCACAAGCAAATCATCAGAGAATGGTACGAGTACCAATACTCTACAGAGACCAGGGTCGCACTAACGAACTCTCAGGACATCCGCCTTATTCGTTTTTCCACCCCTCGCCCTATGCTGGCATGCAGTACCCCCAGCACTATTCGCAATTTCTTCCTCCTCACTTGAGATCGTCACCAATGTCTTCACTTCTATAG